tcctcccacatGGGCTCGATACCATCCTGCAGCACAAAAACAGACCAGGCTCAGGGGTTAAAGGGCAAAGTTCAATTCAttacttttttttgcctttatagGTCAGGGGTTGCTTGTCTGCAAAGATGAGCCCTGACATTTGCTTGTTTTGTTTGCAGAACTTGATACTACATGATAGATGAGCTTTGTATTAAACTAGTTTTCAGATAAAGGGATTAAGCTATACCCAAGAACAACTCGGTTCGTTTGGTTGTTACTTAAGAGGAACAGATGAAACCTAAAACTGAAATCTAGTTCGACATAAGGAATGGAAATGAAAGCTGACTGACGTGAAAAGCAGCCAACCAATACTAGTATAAGATCATGACATTGAATTATGACTGATAGAGGCAGTTTAACAGTCTGAGTAGTGGTCTATTTAGGGCAGACTGACCTCCTTGGGTGGGGTCATAAACCTTGCAGTGAAAGCTAAAGCCATAGGCTGAAACGAGACCTTGGGAGATGTGACTACTCCCTGTTATAGTGTAGCCCTCTGTCTAAAAGGCACTGCGCAAGTCAATAACTCAACTGAATTTGTGAATTAACATAATTGTTTTATGGACAATTTCATCGTTTGCTGCTACTGGCCACAACCTCAACAAAAATGTGCTGTTATGGATGTAGAAATGGGTATGGAAGAAAAAGGAGCATGTGTGAGATTACAGATAGGGAAAAATCATCCTTACCTTGAAAAGTGAGTAGTCACAGCCGGAGATCAAGTTACTTGATAGTTGGATGTGATTATACAGACTGGGAAAACAGGAGGACAGGCACAGTAATGACGCAGTAAGACACTCAGAGTCTGAATATATGTAAGATGTTGCAGGTGACTTTCTACAATAAAATACTTACGCCCAGAAGTCTTCCACTGTGTCAAACTTGGAGATGAGACGGAGGTTTGCTTGCCAGGTTTTCGTTTTGTCATTCTTAAAGAACCACAGAGCCCATCTGCATAGCAAACCAAATTCAACGATTTTGTGTCAACACTATAGATGGATTGGCTGACGTCACAAAAATAATGTGTCAGCATCAATGTGGCCGGAGGCCATGATTGGTTATGATTCTGAACGGTCAGATATCTAACAACAGGTGATTTGACTGATTTCATGGCAATGCTAATATGGCAAGAattcactagctagctaaccaacaacgaTGTATTTGAAAGACAAgagctcattgtgcaaatgtatttatattttcaATTAACatttggagactaaatatagtttacatgtcaACATTCGAAGCCAACCCTGTCAGTTTTGCACCCACAGTTGTAAATGCGTCGGTTTTGTTGCTTTACAACCAACCTGTCTATAGCCTATATTGACAATGCATCAGGCAAAACACACTCCACATCAACCTTGACAGTTTTCAGTTTACTATGTACGTTTCTTACACATTGTGTAATGATTGAGGGGGAAGATGTTGGTCCTGTGTggctggtagagcatggcgcttgcaatgccaaaggttgtgggttcgattcccgctgGGGCTACCCATATGTAAAATGCATTCACTCATGACTAagacgctttggataaaagtgtctgttaAATGGCATATAATAAGATGAGCAGTacttgaaccagcaaccttgTGGTAACAGGGCAAGGGCAAGTGGTCTGTGGATAATGGTGCAGATAAGCGCCACAGTACAGTTTTAGGGATATACAGTGCTTCCTGTAATATTTTAACCCATGCCTGACAAGACTGGTATAAACCATAGTCAGGCATTAACACTAGTGGATACTGATATCCCAATGGATATAGTTAGTTGTGTATTTTCATGTGGAACTAGCTAGGTTAAGCAGCTATAGTACTTACCTATTTTGTAGTGGATGTTTGATGTAATCTTCAGGATTTACAATTTCTTGACCAGTTTCACTTTTTTTCGCCTCGGAATTAGGGGGATTCAAACTTGATTCCTGGAGAGATAGGGAAGAGATCTCAAAAAGCGACCTAGCATTTGAGATAAACCATTTACATTTTTACGCCCAACTGGTGCAACTTATCCCTGGAACGCACCAAAAAGGTCAACTCGCTAGCCACCTTTCTTGAAGGGGTGGTTGCGATCATGCATGTTACTAGTATTGTTAATGGTTGACACTGCTGGGGCATGGATATTTTTAACCTTCAATACTTATGAAGGTATAGTGACTAACATTGAGACGTCTTGTAACTTGCTATATCCCCAACTCCAGCATGCACAATCGATTAGCTAGCGACAGCTCGTGGTTCACTTAGGAGCCCTCGAGGAGTCGAACATTCCAACAATCATTCTCACATTTGCGGTGGTCGTGCACTCGCAGCAACACCCACCATACATTTGCATCACTAGCTAATATATCACGTTATATATTTTAGTATAACTGTAACCCAAAACTGCCCATTATGTTACAAATTGTAGAGTTAATGCAATCCCTCACCGACTCAGCTGTCGCCATCTTCTGATTATCGGATTCACAATTCTGTAATGTGAAACATAAAAGCGGATTGGATTGCGCTTTCCAACATGACAACCAAGTATGGTAAACCTAACTGCGCATGCTCACAGATGTGAGCTCTTCCAACTTCACATTTGCTTGGAGCACTTGGAAAGTACAGTAATTAAGTCTATGGCCACTTTATTTTGTGAATCGTTTTATTTTTACACTAGTTTAAGGCATTAGGGTTTACCCACCTATTTTATTACCACTTCATCAGTACACAATGCAGACATTTTATTTAGTCTTCATTAATCAGTGCATGCATTTTCATATGCTTTGATACCAGGGTGACTCAGTGACAATCTTACTGCATCAGTCAATATCAAAACATGCCAATACTCTGCTCAAAATAATGCCTAAGTTGTTTTGCTCCATCATATTTGACCTGTTAAGTCCCTTTCAATGATGCATCCATGATCATTCAAATCAATGTTGCATAAAGTAAACCATTTGGTTGTGGAGCTCTGGATGATTGCCAGACTTCAATAGGATTAAATGGTTGAGCTTTAGTCTGGAAAGTCCTTTGGACAATTTCTGAGTCATCcagaaaaaaaaatattcaaaagTATAGCCGGTACCTATGGCACATTTCATTTCAAAAACTGTAAAGAAAACAAGGGAGGACTATTGcttttttgaaatgttttattgATCCTAATTGACATGGACAGAGCTACATATGTACGCAACTGGACTGGAGAGCTAATTCTGAAAGTTGAATGACATTAAGTGCACAGGGTTAAGTGCTACAGTGTATGAAAGGTGATTGTTTTATAAAGGCCTGAAGGTGAATGTGATGCTCAACATGGCAGGGAGGCACTTCAGAACTTCAAGACGGTACGGATACTGTAAAGGACACATTAAAATACAGTGATTAGCATACAGATTTAAAAGCCTTTAATATACTTTGTGTTGgaagtatatttttttataaactaACATCACACTGATGTAATATGATGCAACACCTGATCTAATTACCTCTTTCCAGCATGCATGAGGTCAAAGGCCTCATTGATCTGGTCAAAGGGCAAGGTGTGGGTTACAAACTCATCCACCTTCAGCTTCTTGTTCATGTAGTCAGTCACTAGTTTGGGGACGCTATCCACACTCTTCCAGCCTGGGACAAAGGAACAGGAAAACATAATGGAGGAATCTATGCATTACCTTACTGCATTATCATACttccataaaaaaaaaaagtctcaTAACTACACATTTATCCAAAACATAGGTGACTTTACAGAGTAAAATACATTTGTCAAAAAAAGGCTAGGTTCATTATGAAAATCATCCACGACATTAACCTCCAAATGCTGTGCCCCTCCACACACGGCCGGTAACCAGCTGGAACGGACGTGTGGAGATCTCCTTCCCTGCGCCGGCCACCCCGATGATGATGCTCTCGCCCCAGCCTTTGTGGCACGCCTCCAGAGCTGCCCTCTGAAACAACCAATTGACCATCATCAGAAGATTGGATTCCCTAAATACTCATCTGCTTAGCAAAGTGACATGTATTTTGCGGTTGTGGTCCAAGCCTGAAATATCCCCTACAGTGACCTCTGGTGGTGAAGAGTATAACACCTTCCATAGTGTTGGAGAGTGTCTTTATTTTGTTAGACAACCATAAGAACTGAGGACAATGTACATAACAATAGACAGACACAATACAACAATGCCATGGTGTAGCCTAATACAAAAATAAATTAGGACAAATTATTGTTAGCTTACATTCCATGGCATATGGAACATTTTGCCCTATAATTACACAGTATATTTGCTTTAATTAACATTGTTCAATAGAACTCTAGTCAACATGGTTAACTCTTTAGGCATATTTATTTGACTAACACTCCCACTTTCTTTGATGCTGTTGAATCTTCTGATTTCTAAAAGTAAATTGTACATTCAAGGATGAATCGGTGTCTTAACAAATTGTTTAAAAAGGTTGGGTGTTTTGGATATTAATATTTTACCTAGCAGAAAATATGGTGTTGTTAATTGAATACCTATGGACATTGAGGTCACCAAAGATGATAAGCTGAGGGTTAATATGTTGCTTGATGGAGTGATGGGAAAGCCAGCCTTGAACATGTAGCAAGGACGGCACAGTTATGTTGTGCTTTTCTATCTTCATCTTAACCTTCCATGTGGGGGGATAGCAGACACCAACTCAGCATATATGACTTGTTTAAATATCCACATAGGTTCGACACAATGTTCCAAAATCAAGCAACATTCCATCCTTGTCCACAATGTCATTTagaaaataaatgtgtttttcaaTAAAAGGTTTCCAACAAAGTGGTTGTCCATCAATTTCAATATTTGTGTTGTACCAAATAAGTTGCTGAAGAATTTTCTCCGGGTTTTCAAGTAGATAGAATTGTAACTATAACCGTAACCATGTTTTTATTGCCTCCTGGAGGAATGGAGATGCACtgctaaaaaaaaaatactgttgTTTTGGTAGAGAAATGTTTAAGAAAAGGTAGGAGGTTGTTGTCAAAATCAGATTGTCGCATTCAATTAATTTAGCTGAAATCCAGTTTGGATTGAAATATAGTTTCTGTATCCAGGATACCCTCAAGGTCACATCCAGGGCTTTTAAATTAGTCCGTTTAAGCCCACCCTTTTGAAATCAGTAATATATTTTATAAAAATATTCTCAGTTTTATTGTTccatataaatataaaatattttgttCATATCGTTAGAAAAAAGTATTAagataattgaattgagagatagCAAAATTATTTACTAATGTGACATTATTAACTTTATTAAATGGACAGCCTTACCATAACAGCCACGTTGCCGATGCATTCAAAGGAGTAGTCCACCCCCCCGTCGGTCATCTCCACCAGCACCTCCTGGATGGGCTTGCTGTGGTCCTTGGGGTTCACCAACTCGGTGGCCCCAAACTCTTTGCCCTTGTCAAACTTGTCTGGGTTCATGTCCACGCCGATTATCCTGGTCGCCCCGGCAACCTTGCAGCCCATGATGACGGCAAGGCCGATGGCGCCCAGGCCAAAAATGGCACAAGTGGAGCCAGGCTCAACCTGGGAGGTGGGTTGGGAACGCAAGAGTTCCAGAATGGCATTTGGTCAGTAAAACAATGGAATACAATTTTAGTGTCAGATGTGTGTTATTATGCTCATTGCCTATTCATTTGCTTTCCTAaatttgaaaccagtggacataTTAACTAAGTATTTGCATGAGTGGAAAGTTAATTTACAGAGGATAGAAAACAAAGTGATACAACCAAATGACACAAAGCTGTAACTATCGCTTGTGCTTTCCACTTCTAGACTAGGTACTTTGTTTTGCAGCCTGGCATCTCCCACCAACCTTGGCAGTGTTGAGGGCAGCTCCGTAGCCCGTGGAGATGCCGCAGCCCAGCAAGCACACCTTGTCCAGGGGGGCCTTCTCATCCACCTTGGCCACCGATATGTCGGCCACCACTGTGTACTCAGAGAAGGTACTGGTCCCCATGAAGTGGAACAGCTGCTTGCCCTTGCAGGTGAACCGCGAGGTGTTGTCAGGCATCAGACCCTGGCCCTGGGTCATTCTGGAGAGGGGGCGAATGATTATCAGTAACAGCCAGTTGTAATAGCATAATGCACacggtgcaatttcgaaattgggTAGTACATCTGTTAATCTTGTCATGTTAGTCATTGCATAGCTTAGAGGGCTAATTATAACTTGTACGAAATGCCCAGATCAACTGGCCCATGTCAGCTAACCTTGTTTTATTTAGTTTTTTAGCCCACAGATATTGTAGCAATTGTCAcccaaatatcacatgaatacacattagacgtGGAAAAAAAAAAGAACTGCGAGACAATTTGCTTTGCGCCCCCATGACAAAAcacatagaattgcaggaaacaaGCTTTACACCTGCAAAATTCTCTCCACCAACAGGGGTGTAAACTGTTTCTGTCATGAACAgggcttgtgcccatagaaatagacgtGGTGTGTGCGCACGCGCGCAGGATGGTACCCAATGCTGAAGGGGGGGGCCCCCCCAAGTGAAACATTTTTGTCAACTATTTCAGGGGCTATTTCAGAGCTCTGCCTGACAGAATTTGGCCTTGATTTGGTTTTAAGTTGCAATGTTGGTGTTCGCAACACTGGTTGCTTCTTCGCCCGCACAGCAGCTATTTCAATCCCAAGACTGGAGTAGCATACAGTCCTACTATATCTGAGATTATTCTAACTGTCATTACAGATATGCTCAGTCCTTCACTGCCTACCTGGCAGACTTTGAAAATAGAATGAGCTTGACCTCAACCTTCCAAGCTATAATGGACTCATCCTGCACTATTGACAGGCCAGATTCCCTTCTAGTTACCTGATCTTCCCGCAGAGGTTGGTCTTGGGGTTTTTGCAGAATTTGCACTCACCACACTGTGGCACATACAATGGGATGACGGTGTCACCTAGGAGATAAAAATGACTTTTAGTAAGGAGACAGTTCAGGAGGACGATTTCATTCAAACATAATTTCATTCCAGCCCAGTACCTAAACATCTGATTCGACTGATCAAGTCCTGGTATTAGTTGATTCTGGCATGTTAGTTCTGGcctaaaataaaataacatgtaTTGTCACAGACACcagatacagagccttcagaaagtattcacagccattgactttttccacattttgttgtattacagcctgaatttaaaaggAAATACatgtagattttgtgtcactggcctacacacacacacagaataccccatcatgtcaaaatggaaatatgtttttagaaatctttaCAAGCTAGTAAAaatgaaaagattaaatgtattgagtcaataagtattcaacccttagttatggcctaaataagttcaggaataaaaatgtgcttaacaagtcacataataaggtGCATGGACTCACTGTATGTGCAATAATATTGTTTAACTAGatgttttaatgactacctcatctctgtacccaacacatacagataattgtaaaatccctcagttgagcagtgaatttcaaacacagattcagccacaaagaccaggtaggttttccaatgcctcgcaaagaagggcactttttggtagatgggtaaacattttaaaatgaGACATTGAATAACCCTTTGAGCATGGTTTAAGTTATTAACTACACTTCAAATGGTGTAtctatacacccagtcactacaaagatacaggcgtcctttgccggagaggaaagaaaccactcagggatttcaccagaaagccaacggtgactttaaaacagttacagagtttaatggctatgaTAGTTTTCTcctaaggatggatcaacaacattgcagttactccacaCTACTAATCTAAatagagtgaaaaggaagccttgTACATAATaaatatattccaaaacatgcatcctgtttgcaaaaaggcactaaagtaatactgcaaaaatgtggcaaagaaatatttgttctgaatacaaagcgttatacTTGGGGCAAGTCCAAGACAACACATCacagagtaccactcttcatattttcaagcatggtggtggctgcatcatgttatgggtataataataataataatatatgccatttagcagacgcttttatccaaagcgacttacagtcatgtgtgcatacattctacgtatgggtggtcccggggatcgaacccactaccctggcgttacaagcgccatgctctaccaactgagctacagaaggtatGCTCGTCATCGGCGAAGTACTAGGGAGTTGTTTTAGCATAAagccaggttttcctctaagattttgcctgtgcttagctctattccgtttatcTTTATGCTAAAACAactctttccaacagacactaggagacaaattcacctttcagcaggacaagaTCTTTAAACACACTGACAAATATAAAATGGAGTttgttaccaagacaacattgaatgttcctgagtggacaagttacagttttgacttaaatcagcttaaAAATCTATAGTAAGACtcgaaaatggctgtctagcaatgatcaacaaccaacttgacagagcttaaaatatttatttttagaatatacaaatattgtacaatccaggtgtgcaaagcttttagagatttacccagaaagactcacatctgtATTTGCTGCAAACGGTGAATCTAACATGTAGACTTAGGGgtgtgaacacttatgtaaatgaggtgggtccgttaaatacatttttaattcaggctgtaacacaacaaaatgtggaatgagtcaaggggtatgaacacACTATagatgcagtgaaatgtgttgttgacagggtcagccatagtagtacggtgCCCCTGgtgcaaattagggttaagtgtcttTCTCAAGtacacagacagatttttcaccttgtcggctcgggaatttgaaccagcgacctttcggttagtggtccaatgctctaaccgctgTTTTAGGGATAATACATTCGTTGATATTCGCAGTCCCTCACCTGGTTTGAACTTGGTGACTCCCTCTCCTACGCTTTCGACTGTCCCGGCACCCTCATGACCCAGGATGACAGGGAAAAGTCCCTCAGGGTCGCTGCCACTCAAGGTGAAGGCATCTGTGTGACAAACACCTGTCGCAAAGACCTGAAAGACAACATTGCCATTAGTTAATTCATCCATCACACCCAGTAGGCTATGAAACACGTGTGCCAACTGGCCTAAAACATCCCTAACTGTTGAACCACATCTCAACCCACCAGGACTATTCCCTACAGTACAATACCAACAACTGCACCTGCTATGTTGATCATAGAAACTATCACATGGTTGTCTAAATGGTGCAAGACAGGCAGCTAGCTATTAGAGGAGTGGTAAAATGCTTATAGAGTATACCATAAATGACACTCTCTAGTCTAAACACTGGGCCAGATAAGCCCTGTTGAACATATTTCAAAGATGACTTCCTCACAGCTGGCCAACTGAATCTATTTGGGCGGGGAGACAGGGAAACACAAGAAGCTCCCCACGGTATTCAAGCTGCTGAACAGTTCATCCCTGTCGAAGAGCGGCCTGCATCAAACAGTATGTTATGTTTTACAGAGCGAGTGCTCACTGACATGGTTCTAGTAATATATATtgtatcacacacacaaaccaaagaTCCAGCAGTCTACTGCAGGATGAggttgttggttatgttgttgcTGGACATGTAATGCAAGTACAATACAGGAGGTGCATTAGTCTTAGACATTTTTGGCAAAGGGAAGGGTTACCTTGATGCGCACTTCATTGGCCTTCGGTGGggccacctccacctcctcaatGGACAGAGGTTTCCCAGCCTCCCAAGCTACTGCTGCCTTGCACTTGATCACCTGGAAGAGAGAAGCTCAATGTGTCAACAGTCAACTTCATACACAGAAAATATGAATTTGGAAGATTGATTGGGGTTTATGGTGAGTGCAGTTGAAGAGAGGGCGGTCAGTGATAGAAGATGGAATGTGCAGTGACTGGGCCTCTTAGCAGTTGGACGGACTTTAATCTGTAGTCTAGAGCCAGGTCTACTAAAGCCAGTATACAATCTCTAGTTTAATCTGGAGGGGACTGGTTCAAACATGAGACAACTTGAAACAGCAATGAACCGTTTGTGATTCTAGCTAATGTTACCGTCCTGAGAGGCAAAAAGCAATGTGGTCTCTACTATACTCTATTTTAGTTATGGTCACAAAAATACCCATAATAAATtgtagcatactgaacaacaatataaatgcaacaaggAACAATTTCAttggttttactgagttacagttcatataaggaaatcagtcaattgaaataaaataaTTAGGCCATAACCTATtaaaatatactttatatttaagatttctcaaagtagccaccctttgccttgatgacagctttgcacactcttggcattctctcaaccagctacatgaggtagtcacctggaatgcatttcaattaacaggtgtgccatgttaaaagttCATGTGGAATTTCTTACCATGTATACATATAAAAGTGGgtgaaacagtatgtaaacattattaaaaagTGACCCGTGTTTGTCTAtgtaccagaggaggctggtgggaggagctataagaAGACCGGcacattgtaatggctggaatggaatcaatttccatgtgtgtgatgtgttttaATTAGTACCATTCTGTTGATttaattccagccattacaattagCCCttcctcctacagctcctcccacCTGCCCCCTCTGCTATGTACATAGGACAGCAGGCTAAGGTgttgggtggtagccggctagtaacagtgattaagggcagggcagggcagagtactgggcagctcgtggtgaatatttaacagtctgatggccaggAGAAAGAAGCcgttttttcagtctctcagcccCAGCACTGTCTCGGCCTTCgagatgatagcagggtgaacaggccgtggctagGGTGGCTGACGAAACGAGCttattggccttcctgtgacatcaggtgctgtagatATCCTGGAGGGAAGGCAGTGTGCGTAGCTGACAGTgtggttgccataccaggcggtgatacagcccgacaaattgctctcaatggtgcatttgTAGAAGATTGTGAGGGTCTTGGGGGCCAAGCCAAATgtct
This window of the Oncorhynchus keta strain PuntledgeMale-10-30-2019 chromosome 4, Oket_V2, whole genome shotgun sequence genome carries:
- the LOC118379376 gene encoding alcohol dehydrogenase class-3, which translates into the protein MEAAGKVIKCKAAVAWEAGKPLSIEEVEVAPPKANEVRIKVFATGVCHTDAFTLSGSDPEGLFPVILGHEGAGTVESVGEGVTKFKPGDTVIPLYVPQCGECKFCKNPKTNLCGKIRMTQGQGLMPDNTSRFTCKGKQLFHFMGTSTFSEYTVVADISVAKVDEKAPLDKVCLLGCGISTGYGAALNTAKVEPGSTCAIFGLGAIGLAVIMGCKVAGATRIIGVDMNPDKFDKGKEFGATELVNPKDHSKPIQEVLVEMTDGGVDYSFECIGNVAVMRAALEACHKGWGESIIIGVAGAGKEISTRPFQLVTGRVWRGTAFGGWKSVDSVPKLVTDYMNKKLKVDEFVTHTLPFDQINEAFDLMHAGKSIRTVLKF